One genomic segment of Pongo abelii isolate AG06213 chromosome 13, NHGRI_mPonAbe1-v2.0_pri, whole genome shotgun sequence includes these proteins:
- the SIGMAR1 gene encoding sigma non-opioid intracellular receptor 1 isoform X2 has translation MQWAVGRRWAWAALLLAVAAVLTQVVWLWLGTQSFVFQREEIAQLARQYAGLDHELAFSRLIVELRRLHPGHVLPDEELQWVFVNAGGWMGAMCLLHASLSEYVLLFGTALGSRGHSGRYWAEISDTIISGTFHQWREGTTKSEVFYPGETVVHGPGEATAVEWGPNTWMVEYGRGVIPSTLAFALADTVFSTQDFLTLFYTLRSYARGLRLELTTYLFGQDP, from the exons ATGCAGTGGGCCGTGGGCCGGCGGTGGGCGTGGGCCGCGCTGCTCCTGGCTGTCGCAGCGGTGCTGACCCAGGTCGTCTGGCTCTGGCTGGGTACGCAGAGCTTCGTCTTCCAGCGCGAAGAGATAGCGCAGTTGGCGCGGCAGTACGCTG GGCTGGACCACGAGCTGGCCTTCTCTCGACTGATCGTGGAGCTGCGGCGGCTGCACCCAGGCCACGTGCTGCCCGACGAGGAGCTGCAGTGGGTGTTCGTGAATGCGGGTGGCTGGATGGGCGCCATGTGCCTTCTACACGCCTCGCTGTCCGAGTATGTGCTGCTCTTCGGCACCGCCTTGGGCTCCCGCGGCCACTCGG GGCGCTACTGGGCTGAGATCTCGGATACCATCATCTCTGGCACCTTCCACCAGTGGAGAGAGGGCACCACCAAAAGTGAGGTCTTTTACCCAG GGGAGACGGTAGTGCACGGGCCTGGTGAGGCAACAGCTGTGGAGTGGGGGCCAAACACATGGATGGTGGAGTATGGCCGGGGTGTCATCCCATCCACCCTGGCCTTCGCGCTGGCCGACACCGTCTTCAGCACCCAGGACTTCCTCACCCTCTTCTATACTCTTCGCTCCTATGCTCGGGGCCTCCGGCTTGAGCTCACCACCTACCTCTTCGGCCAGGACCCTTGA
- the SIGMAR1 gene encoding sigma non-opioid intracellular receptor 1 isoform X3: protein MQWAVGRRWAWAALLLAVAAVLTQVVWLWLGTQSFVFQREEIAQLARQYAGLDHELAFSRLIVELRRLHPGHVLPDEELQWVFVNAGGWMGAMCLLHASLSEYVLLFGTALGSRGHSGETVVHGPGEATAVEWGPNTWMVEYGRGVIPSTLAFALADTVFSTQDFLTLFYTLRSYARGLRLELTTYLFGQDP from the exons ATGCAGTGGGCCGTGGGCCGGCGGTGGGCGTGGGCCGCGCTGCTCCTGGCTGTCGCAGCGGTGCTGACCCAGGTCGTCTGGCTCTGGCTGGGTACGCAGAGCTTCGTCTTCCAGCGCGAAGAGATAGCGCAGTTGGCGCGGCAGTACGCTG GGCTGGACCACGAGCTGGCCTTCTCTCGACTGATCGTGGAGCTGCGGCGGCTGCACCCAGGCCACGTGCTGCCCGACGAGGAGCTGCAGTGGGTGTTCGTGAATGCGGGTGGCTGGATGGGCGCCATGTGCCTTCTACACGCCTCGCTGTCCGAGTATGTGCTGCTCTTCGGCACCGCCTTGGGCTCCCGCGGCCACTCGG GGGAGACGGTAGTGCACGGGCCTGGTGAGGCAACAGCTGTGGAGTGGGGGCCAAACACATGGATGGTGGAGTATGGCCGGGGTGTCATCCCATCCACCCTGGCCTTCGCGCTGGCCGACACCGTCTTCAGCACCCAGGACTTCCTCACCCTCTTCTATACTCTTCGCTCCTATGCTCGGGGCCTCCGGCTTGAGCTCACCACCTACCTCTTCGGCCAGGACCCTTGA
- the SIGMAR1 gene encoding sigma non-opioid intracellular receptor 1 isoform X1, which translates to MQWAVGRRWAWAALLLAVAAVLTQVVWLWLGTQSFVFQREEIAQLARQYAGLDHELAFSRLIVELRRLHPGHVLPDEELQWVFVNAGGWMGAMCLLHASLSEYVLLFGTALGSRGHSVSLCDCHSGRYWAEISDTIISGTFHQWREGTTKSEVFYPGETVVHGPGEATAVEWGPNTWMVEYGRGVIPSTLAFALADTVFSTQDFLTLFYTLRSYARGLRLELTTYLFGQDP; encoded by the exons ATGCAGTGGGCCGTGGGCCGGCGGTGGGCGTGGGCCGCGCTGCTCCTGGCTGTCGCAGCGGTGCTGACCCAGGTCGTCTGGCTCTGGCTGGGTACGCAGAGCTTCGTCTTCCAGCGCGAAGAGATAGCGCAGTTGGCGCGGCAGTACGCTG GGCTGGACCACGAGCTGGCCTTCTCTCGACTGATCGTGGAGCTGCGGCGGCTGCACCCAGGCCACGTGCTGCCCGACGAGGAGCTGCAGTGGGTGTTCGTGAATGCGGGTGGCTGGATGGGCGCCATGTGCCTTCTACACGCCTCGCTGTCCGAGTATGTGCTGCTCTTCGGCACCGCCTTGGGCTCCCGCGGCCACTCGG TGTCACTGTGCGATTGTCACTCAGGGCGCTACTGGGCTGAGATCTCGGATACCATCATCTCTGGCACCTTCCACCAGTGGAGAGAGGGCACCACCAAAAGTGAGGTCTTTTACCCAG GGGAGACGGTAGTGCACGGGCCTGGTGAGGCAACAGCTGTGGAGTGGGGGCCAAACACATGGATGGTGGAGTATGGCCGGGGTGTCATCCCATCCACCCTGGCCTTCGCGCTGGCCGACACCGTCTTCAGCACCCAGGACTTCCTCACCCTCTTCTATACTCTTCGCTCCTATGCTCGGGGCCTCCGGCTTGAGCTCACCACCTACCTCTTCGGCCAGGACCCTTGA
- the SIGMAR1 gene encoding sigma non-opioid intracellular receptor 1 isoform X4, with translation MRVAGWAPCAFYTPRCPRRYWAEISDTIISGTFHQWREGTTKSEVFYPGETVVHGPGEATAVEWGPNTWMVEYGRGVIPSTLAFALADTVFSTQDFLTLFYTLRSYARGLRLELTTYLFGQDP, from the exons ATGCGGGTGGCTGGATGGGCGCCATGTGCCTTCTACACGCCTCGCTGTCCGA GGCGCTACTGGGCTGAGATCTCGGATACCATCATCTCTGGCACCTTCCACCAGTGGAGAGAGGGCACCACCAAAAGTGAGGTCTTTTACCCAG GGGAGACGGTAGTGCACGGGCCTGGTGAGGCAACAGCTGTGGAGTGGGGGCCAAACACATGGATGGTGGAGTATGGCCGGGGTGTCATCCCATCCACCCTGGCCTTCGCGCTGGCCGACACCGTCTTCAGCACCCAGGACTTCCTCACCCTCTTCTATACTCTTCGCTCCTATGCTCGGGGCCTCCGGCTTGAGCTCACCACCTACCTCTTCGGCCAGGACCCTTGA
- the ARID3C gene encoding AT-rich interactive domain-containing protein 3C isoform X1, protein MEVLQKQQAARLAQGVGPLAPACPLLPPRPPLPDHRTPQAPEGALGEVEAEEEEDAEEDEEKGEEAGAEEEAAEESLPGAQGPSSPSSQTPGLHRHEWTYEEQFKQLYELDADPKRKEFLDDLFSFMQKRGTPVNRVPIMAKQVLDLYALFRLVTAKGGLVEVINRKVWREVTRGLSLPTTITSAAFTLRTQYMKYLYPYECETRALSSPGELQAAIDSNRREGRRQAYTSTPLFGLAGPPPRGAQGPALGPGPASPATQSSPGPAQGSASGLPAHACAQLSPSPIKKEESGIPTPRLALPVGLALGPTWEKLAPEEPPEKRAVLMGPMDPPRPGMPPSFLPRGKVPLREERQDGPLNLAGSGISSINMALEINGVVYTGVLFARRQRVPASQGPTNPAPPPSTGPPSSTLP, encoded by the exons ATGGAGGTCCTGCAGAAGCAGCAGGCAGCTCGGCTGGCCCAGGGGGTGGGGCCATTGGCCCCTGCATGCCCGCTGCTGCCACCGCGGCCTCCCCTGCCTGACCACCGGACCCCACAGGCCCCTGAGGGGGCCttgggggaggttgaggctgaggaagaggaagatgcTGAAGAAGatgaggagaagggggaggaagccggggcagaggaggaggcagCTGAGGAGAGCCTTCCAGGAGCCCAGGGCCCCAGCTCGCCTTCTAGCCAGACCCCTGGACTCCATCGCCACGAGTGGACCTACGAGGAACAATTCAAGCAG CTGTATGAGCTCGATGCAGACCCCAAGAGGAAGGAATTTCTGGATGACCTGTTTAGCTTCATGCAAAAGAGGG GGACGCCAGTGAACCGCGTGCCCATCATGGCGAAGCAGGTGCTCGACCTGTACGCTCTGTTTCGCCTGGTGACCGCCAAGGGCGGCCTGGTGGAAGTCATCAACCGCAAAGTGTGGCGGGAAGTCACGCGCGGCCTCAGCCtacccaccaccatcacctcggCCGCCTTCACTCTACGCACCCA GTACATGAAGTACCTGTACCCGTACGAGTGCGAGACTCGAGCGCTCAGCTCACCAGGGGAGCTCCAGGCCGCTATAGACAGCAATCGGCGCGAGGGCCGTCGCCAGGCTTACACCTCTACTCCGCTCTTCGGCTTGGCAGGGCCGCCCCCTCGGGGTGCTCAGGGCCCAGCCTTGGGTCCCGGCCCCGCCTCTCCGGCGACCCAGTCCAGCCCCGGCCCAGCCCAGGGTTCCGCCTCCGGCCTGCCAGCGCACGCATGCGCTCAGTTGAGTCCAAGCCCTATTAAGAAAG AGGAGAGTGGAATTCCAACCCCTCGCCTGGCACTGCCTGTGGGCCTGGCATTGGGACCCACATGGGAGAAATTGGCACCAGAGGAGCCCCCAGAGAAGAGAGCTGTGCTGATGGGGCCTATGGACCCACCTCGACCTGGCATGCCCCCCAGTTTCCTGCCCCGTGGCAAGGTTCCCCTGAGGG AAGAGCGGCAGGATGGGCCTCTTAATCTGGCAGGCAGTGGCATCAGCAGTATCAACATGGCCCTAGAGATCAACGGGGTGGTCTACACTG GTGTCCTCTTTGCCCGCCGCCAGCGTGTGCCAGCTTCCCAGGGTCCAACCAACCCTGCACCCCCACCCTCCACAGGGCCCCCTTCCAGCACCTTGCCCTGA
- the ARID3C gene encoding AT-rich interactive domain-containing protein 3C isoform X2 has translation MEVLQKQQAARLAQGVGPLAPACPLLPPRPPLPDHRTPQAPEGALGEVEAEEEEDAEEDEEKGEEAGAEEEAAEESLPGAQGPSSPSSQTPGLHRHEWTYEEQFKQLYELDADPKRKEFLDDLFSFMQKRGTPVNRVPIMAKQVLDLYALFRLVTAKGGLVEVINRKVWREVTRGLSLPTTITSAAFTLRTQYMKYLYPYECETRALSSPGELQAAIDSNRREGRRQAYTSTPLFGLAGPPPRGAQGPALGPGPASPATQSSPGPAQGSASGLPAHACAQLSPSPIKKEESGIPTPRLALPVGLALGPTWEKLAPEEPPEKRAVLMGPMDPPRPGMPPSFLPRGKVPLRGVLFARRQRVPASQGPTNPAPPPSTGPPSSTLP, from the exons ATGGAGGTCCTGCAGAAGCAGCAGGCAGCTCGGCTGGCCCAGGGGGTGGGGCCATTGGCCCCTGCATGCCCGCTGCTGCCACCGCGGCCTCCCCTGCCTGACCACCGGACCCCACAGGCCCCTGAGGGGGCCttgggggaggttgaggctgaggaagaggaagatgcTGAAGAAGatgaggagaagggggaggaagccggggcagaggaggaggcagCTGAGGAGAGCCTTCCAGGAGCCCAGGGCCCCAGCTCGCCTTCTAGCCAGACCCCTGGACTCCATCGCCACGAGTGGACCTACGAGGAACAATTCAAGCAG CTGTATGAGCTCGATGCAGACCCCAAGAGGAAGGAATTTCTGGATGACCTGTTTAGCTTCATGCAAAAGAGGG GGACGCCAGTGAACCGCGTGCCCATCATGGCGAAGCAGGTGCTCGACCTGTACGCTCTGTTTCGCCTGGTGACCGCCAAGGGCGGCCTGGTGGAAGTCATCAACCGCAAAGTGTGGCGGGAAGTCACGCGCGGCCTCAGCCtacccaccaccatcacctcggCCGCCTTCACTCTACGCACCCA GTACATGAAGTACCTGTACCCGTACGAGTGCGAGACTCGAGCGCTCAGCTCACCAGGGGAGCTCCAGGCCGCTATAGACAGCAATCGGCGCGAGGGCCGTCGCCAGGCTTACACCTCTACTCCGCTCTTCGGCTTGGCAGGGCCGCCCCCTCGGGGTGCTCAGGGCCCAGCCTTGGGTCCCGGCCCCGCCTCTCCGGCGACCCAGTCCAGCCCCGGCCCAGCCCAGGGTTCCGCCTCCGGCCTGCCAGCGCACGCATGCGCTCAGTTGAGTCCAAGCCCTATTAAGAAAG AGGAGAGTGGAATTCCAACCCCTCGCCTGGCACTGCCTGTGGGCCTGGCATTGGGACCCACATGGGAGAAATTGGCACCAGAGGAGCCCCCAGAGAAGAGAGCTGTGCTGATGGGGCCTATGGACCCACCTCGACCTGGCATGCCCCCCAGTTTCCTGCCCCGTGGCAAGGTTCCCCTGAGGG GTGTCCTCTTTGCCCGCCGCCAGCGTGTGCCAGCTTCCCAGGGTCCAACCAACCCTGCACCCCCACCCTCCACAGGGCCCCCTTCCAGCACCTTGCCCTGA
- the DCTN3 gene encoding dynactin subunit 3, with translation MAGLSDLQRLQARMEELERWVYGPGGARGSRKVADGLVKVQVALGNISSKRERVKILYKKIEDLIKYLDPEYIDRIAIPDASKLQFILAEEQFILSQVALLEQVNALVPMLDSAHIKAVPEHAARLQRLAQIHIQQQDQCVEITEESKALLEEYNKTTMLLSKQFVQWDELLCQLEAATQVKPAEE, from the exons ATGGCGGGTCTGAGTGACTTGCAGCGGCTACAGGCCCGAATGGAAGAGCTGGAGCGCTGGGTGTACGGGCCGGGCGGGGCGCGCGGCTCGCGGAAG GTGGCTGACGGCCTGGTCAAGGTGCAGGTGGCTTTGGGGAACATTTCCAGCAAGAGGGAGAGGGTGAAGattctctacaaaaaga TTGAAGATCTGATCAAGTACCTGGATCCTGAGTACATCGACCGCATTGCCATACCTGATGCCTCTAAGCTGCAATTCATCTTAGCAG aGGAGCAGTTTATCCTTTCCCAGGTTGCACTCCTGGAGCAGGTGAATGCCTTGGTGCCCATGCTGGACAGTGCTCACATCAAAG CCGTTCCTGAGCATGCTGCCCGCCTGCAGCGCTTGGCCCAGATCCACATTCAGCAGCAG GACCAGTGTGTGGAGATCACTGAGGAGTCCAAGGCTCTCCTGGAGGAATACAACAAGACT ACAATGCTTCTCTCCAAGCAATTCGTGCAGTGGGATGAGCTACTTTGCCAGCTAGAGGCTGCCACGCAAGTGAAGCCAGCAGAGGAGTGA
- the RPP25L gene encoding ribonuclease P protein subunit p25-like protein isoform X1: MPRGPSLMSRPLCPAPSGRARPRGLSALRARAPSWLRIVREAASWAARVTDKTASRMEHYRKAGSVELPAPSPMPQLPPDTLEMRVRDGSKIRNLLGLALGRLEGGSARHVVFSGSGRAAGKAVSCAEIVKRRVPGLHQLTKLRFLQTEDSWVPASPDTGLDPLTVRRHVPAVWVLLSRDPLDPNECGYQPPGAPPGLGSMPSSSCGPRSRRRARDTRS, from the exons ATGCCTCGGGGCCCGTCCCTCATGTCCCGCCCCCTATGCCCCGCCCCCTCGGGGCGTGCGCGGCCCCGCGGCCTTAGTGCGCTCCGGGCCCGCGCGCCATCTTGGCTCCGGATCGTGCGTGAGGCGGCTTCG TGGGCAGCGAGAGTCACAGACAAGACAGCAAGCAGGATGGAGCACTACCGGAAAGCTGGCTCTGTAGAGCTCCCAGCGCCTTCCCCAATGCCCCAGCTACCTCCTGATACCCTTGAGATGCGGGTCCGAGATGGCAGCAAAATTCGCAACCTGCTGGGGTTGGCTCTGGGTCGGTTGGAGGGCGGCAGTGCACGGCATGTAGTGTTCTCAGGGTCTGGCAGGGCTGCAGGAAAGGCTGTCAGCTGCGCTGAGATTGTCAAGCGGCGGGTCCCAGGCCTGCATCAGCTCACCAAGCTACGTTTCCTTCAGACTGAGGACAGCTGGGTCCCAGCCTCACCTGACACAGGGCTAGACCCCCTCACAGTGCGCCGCCATGTGCCTGCAGTGTGGGTGCTGCTCAGCCGGGATCCCCTGGACCCCAATGAGTGTGGTTACCAACCCCCAGGAGCACCCCCTGGCCTGGGTTCCATgcccagctccagctgtggcccTCGTTCCCGAAGAAGGGCTCGAGACACCCGATCGTGA
- the RPP25L gene encoding ribonuclease P protein subunit p25-like protein isoform X2 — MEHYRKAGSVELPAPSPMPQLPPDTLEMRVRDGSKIRNLLGLALGRLEGGSARHVVFSGSGRAAGKAVSCAEIVKRRVPGLHQLTKLRFLQTEDSWVPASPDTGLDPLTVRRHVPAVWVLLSRDPLDPNECGYQPPGAPPGLGSMPSSSCGPRSRRRARDTRS, encoded by the coding sequence ATGGAGCACTACCGGAAAGCTGGCTCTGTAGAGCTCCCAGCGCCTTCCCCAATGCCCCAGCTACCTCCTGATACCCTTGAGATGCGGGTCCGAGATGGCAGCAAAATTCGCAACCTGCTGGGGTTGGCTCTGGGTCGGTTGGAGGGCGGCAGTGCACGGCATGTAGTGTTCTCAGGGTCTGGCAGGGCTGCAGGAAAGGCTGTCAGCTGCGCTGAGATTGTCAAGCGGCGGGTCCCAGGCCTGCATCAGCTCACCAAGCTACGTTTCCTTCAGACTGAGGACAGCTGGGTCCCAGCCTCACCTGACACAGGGCTAGACCCCCTCACAGTGCGCCGCCATGTGCCTGCAGTGTGGGTGCTGCTCAGCCGGGATCCCCTGGACCCCAATGAGTGTGGTTACCAACCCCCAGGAGCACCCCCTGGCCTGGGTTCCATgcccagctccagctgtggcccTCGTTCCCGAAGAAGGGCTCGAGACACCCGATCGTGA